The Phocoena sinus isolate mPhoSin1 chromosome 8, mPhoSin1.pri, whole genome shotgun sequence nucleotide sequence CGTCCCACTAGATGAGCCCTAAAGCCGAAGAAGTGTAGATATGCTCCCGTCCCACTAGATGAGCCCTAAAGCCGAAGAAGTATAGATATGCTCCCATCACACTAGATGAGCCCTAAAGCCGAAGAAGTATAGATACGCTCCCGTCCCACTAGATGAGCCCTAAAGCCGAAGAAGTATAGATACACTCCCGTCCCACTAGATGAGCCCTAAAGCCGAAGAAGTATAGATACGCTCCCGTCCCACTAGATGAACCCTAAAGCCGAAGAAGTACGCTCCCATCTCACTAGATGAGCCCTAAAGCCGAAGAAGTATAGATAAGCTCCCATCCCACTAGATGAACCCTAAAGCCGAAGAAGTACGCTCCCATCCCACTAGATGAGCCCTAAAGCTGAAGAAGTATAGATACGCTCCCATCTCACTAGATGAACCCTAAAGCCGAAGAAGTATAGATACGCTCCCATCCCACTAGATGAACCCTAAAGCCGAAGAAGTATAGATACGCTCTCATCACACTAGATGAACCCTAAAGCCGAAGAAGTACGCTCCCATCTCACTAGATGAACCCTAAAGCCGAAGAAGTATAGATAAGCTCCCATCCCACTAGATGAACCCTAAAGCCGAAGAAGGAGAAATTACCGTACACCCCTCATTACGCGCAAGCCCGTCCTTGGAGAAGACAAGGCTACACTTCCACTCGTGAAACCACAGCAATCTGGGGAGGCGAGTAACACCCACCCTCTCCCAGCGGACAGGCCCCCAGGAGCCTGAGCCCGAGCAGCTGCGCTTGCTGCAACGGCCAGGAGGTGCTGGGCTGCCACTGGTGCGCCCCGTCAGCCAGCGTAACCCCACCTTCAAGCACCTTGGTTTCCCACCACGTTACTGGGTTGGTCTTCCCGGCAAAGCCCAAGTCTTTACTGGGTGACCCTTCCCTAGACCCGGCCCTACCCCAACCTGGAATGGGAGACCAAAACCCCATACCTGTCTTTCGGCCTGCATCCCCAGCTCTGGGCGTTTCCAAGACGAAGCCAGCAGGATATAGAGCACCAGCAGCCCGAAGACCACCACCAGCATCCCAGAGCAGTTGGCAAAGACAGCCTCACTGGGCAGGCTGGAGTACGagttggtgccatttttcctgAGGATGACAAAACAATGTGGGCGCTCAAGAAACTTTTCTACCTGTTTTTGCCCAATGTGAGACTCAGTGCCACTAACAGAGGATAAGAAAAGCTTCCCAGGACCTGCTGTGACCTGGAATATTAACATACTTTCCAAGTCTCTGCCATGACAAGTGTCTGCAGAATGCTTTTTCCCTGTGAGGAAGCTAAAGCTCCCAGACGTGAAATGAACTTTTCCAGTTACATAACTAGGAAATGGCACAGCCAAGATCTATACCCAGGTCTGACCTCAAATCTTGTTTGCTTTTCACTGCACCCCCACTACTTCAAAGAACGGAGAATGGGAGTGGTTAGGCATGCAGCCTCTAGTCCTAACACAAAGCTccgccacttactggctgtgtgccCTTAGGTGcattactaaacctctctgtgcctctgttcccTAATGTATAAGTGGCAATGACAACAAATGTTGTAGGGCAGTTAGAGGATTAAATTTAAGATGTTTAGAATAGTTTCTGCCACAGAGTAGGTTCTAAATCGCTTTGATGCTGGGTATTTGCTGACCAGTGTACCAATCTCAGCCTAAAGAAAGACCAATTCCATTAACCTTCCAGATCAGGAACGAGCCCCATCCCAAAAGCTTCCCTCCCTTGGATGGGTCCTATGATCATCGAGTGCATCTTCTGAAGACCCTGTTCCTTCCCCTCCACCTTAGAGTTGGGGGCGCCGTCccactcacagactggagaaaagCTTCTCATTAATGCCGGAAATGACAGATGCAATGGCCAGAGAGAGAACGGAGGCTCCAAAGAAGACGTGGAAGGGTTTAAGGAGGCTGCGCAGCTGCACGGACGCCCAGGGCAGCAGGAAGACCGCAAAGCCCAAGAACCACTGTGGACACAGGAAGTACTTGATTGTACTGTGTGTGACCAAAGGCACACCAGGTCATCCCACTCACCAGTGCCTCCTACCCATCAGTGAACCCTTGCCCTTATCTCCCAGCTCAAACCTCCCACCAGGCATTGCCCCAGCACCACACCTAGCCTCCTCACTGGGGTCTGTTTGTCTTACACAAAGGAATGTAGGAATGTTACCTACATGAAATGCTTAGCTATCCCCAGTCTCCTGCAAACCCAGCCATCCTTGTttgtctctgcttccttcctgtcCTGGCTCACAAAACACATTTGTACAGGGCTGACATCAGAATACGGATACTACTTCTAGAATTGCTTCTAGTTCACAGAAAggggggagagaagagggcagaAAAGATGATTTAGAGTCAGTGTGGTGCGTGCTGTGACAGAGTTAGCTTAGAGCGCTCCAGCACCACAGGTGGGCCGTGTGAGGGGTAAGAGCTGGAACAGGGTGAATTCGGGAACCACCAATCTCCCACAGCCCTTCAAACTGCCGATTCTACAGGATGTGCCCTGCAAGGCCGTCTCCAGGCAGTAAGCAGAAGGGATATTTGGTGCTGATGCAAGTGAAGCCCCAACGAGAGCTGGCAGCTGTGGGAATCCAAAGGAGAACAGAGAGTACCCACCTGACAGGCGAAGAGGAAGACGGTGGTGATGCCCAGCCAGCTGTGCAGGGAGTAGAGATTGGGGATCTTTCTATGGCTGTGAAAGTCAAAGACGGCATGCAGCCCCAGTACAGTCAGGATGAAGGCCAGCAGGTGCATGGCTGCGTGGCCGAATTTCCAGGGCAGCTTGGGCCCTACCCACGACTGGGGCAGGCGGTAGACCAGTGATGCTGTAGGAGAGAGAGCAGTCCCTGGGCTCGGCCTCTTCCCCTGTGCTCACCCGTGCATTAGGGGAATTACCCTGACGTGATCCCAGACAGCCTCCCAACAAAATAAGGAAATGCTAGGACATCAGTATCAACTCCTCAGCATCTTCCATCCTTGCATCATTTCTGGTATAGCCATCAACCATGAAGCGGGGAGACAAGGACCATGACAAAAGGGAGGAGCCGGAAGAGGGACAAGCTAGGAGTCTGGGATCAGCAGATACGAACTACTCTACGTAAAATAAACAGTGTGtccctactgcagagcacagggagccatattcagtatcttgtaataagctatactggaaagaaatctgaaaatatatacatatatatgtgtatatacatatacacacacacacacacatatatatatatatctgaatcactttgctgtacaccagaaaacacaactctgtaaatcaactacacttcaatttaagaaAGGGAGGGGTGGGTAGAACAGGTTTCATGGACTTGCCATTCTGTCATAACAATAATAAATGCCACTTGTATGCAGTTTTACAGGTTGAAAAGCAACGTCACATCCATTATTTCATCTAACTGAATGAATTCTCACAACTGAAGTGAGTTGTCGAGGACACAGGCTTTAAGGTTAGATAACCGAGGTCCAGATCCAGGTTCTTCCTCTCAGCTATTTGGCATATtcctaaatctcagtttcctcatctgtaaaatagaggcaACAACAGAGCCTCACAAGCGTCCCGTAAGAACAAAAGTGGGAGGATGTATCCAAAGTGCACGGGGTAAGCTGCTATTATCAacatcattattcccattttacaagtggCGAAAATGAGACTCACCTGGGCCCCAAGGCCTGCCTCTGAATGCACGGGGCAAGGATGGGTCTGGCAGGACTAAGGGGACCCCTCAGGTACGGCCCCGACTGTGCCACGGAGGCTCCAGGCCCCGCTCCCTAGAGCAAGGGCTGGCAGGCTGCCGCGCACAGGCCAGGTGCAGCCAGCTGCCGATTTTCGTGAATAAAGTGTTTTTACTCCATATGGCTAAAcgtcatttattgaaaagaacatCTTGtcccacagctctgcagagccacCTTTCCTCACTTGTCTATTCACTTATCActaccacactttttttttaattggaatacagttgatttacaatgttgtattagttccaggtgtacagcgaagtgagtcagttatacatttatatatatccactcttttttagattcttttcccatataggccattacagagtattgagcaaagttccctgtgctatacagtaggtcccacGCTGTCTTAATTACAgtagctttataataaacctGAATAGACGGGAGAGTAAGccctccaactttgctctttttcaaaaCCACCTTGACTAATCTTGGCCC carries:
- the LOC116757716 gene encoding cytochrome b ascorbate-dependent protein 3 isoform X2 gives rise to the protein MECLIGMAVGWFYLSVLALCSLGSMCILSTIYWIWYWQGGFAWDGTMLMFNWHPVLMVTGMVVFYSAASLVYRLPQSWVGPKLPWKFGHAAMHLLAFILTVLGLHAVFDFHSHRKIPNLYSLHSWLGITTVFLFACQWFLGFAVFLLPWASVQLRSLLKPFHVFFGASVLSLAIASVISGINEKLFSSLKNGTNSYSSLPSEAVFANCSGMLVVVFGLLVLYILLASSWKRPELGMQAERQALLHGGE
- the LOC116757716 gene encoding cytochrome b ascorbate-dependent protein 3 isoform X1; its protein translation is MLPGAGAGPHSLFVTRDWVHPAVKASWDSAQADSRGTTLPAKSKECLIGMAVGWFYLSVLALCSLGSMCILSTIYWIWYWQGGFAWDGTMLMFNWHPVLMVTGMVVFYSAASLVYRLPQSWVGPKLPWKFGHAAMHLLAFILTVLGLHAVFDFHSHRKIPNLYSLHSWLGITTVFLFACQWFLGFAVFLLPWASVQLRSLLKPFHVFFGASVLSLAIASVISGINEKLFSSLKNGTNSYSSLPSEAVFANCSGMLVVVFGLLVLYILLASSWKRPELGMQAERQALLHGGE
- the LOC116757716 gene encoding cytochrome b ascorbate-dependent protein 3 isoform X3, which translates into the protein MAVGWFYLSVLALCSLGSMCILSTIYWIWYWQGGFAWDGTMLMFNWHPVLMVTGMVVFYSAASLVYRLPQSWVGPKLPWKFGHAAMHLLAFILTVLGLHAVFDFHSHRKIPNLYSLHSWLGITTVFLFACQWFLGFAVFLLPWASVQLRSLLKPFHVFFGASVLSLAIASVISGINEKLFSSLKNGTNSYSSLPSEAVFANCSGMLVVVFGLLVLYILLASSWKRPELGMQAERQALLHGGE